The sequence ATGGGGTACTCATCGATAAAGTCTCGATTTCGTCTCCTAAACTCAGCCCCAACACCGACGGTATCCATATTGAGAACACCAAGTCTGTGGGCATCTACAATTCCATGATAAGCAACGGTAATTAGTACATATACATACAACTAAGCCAGTAATATTTTCACTCATGCTTTCGATAAATCAACTATTATCATTCATTAAGTACTTGTACAGTACAAGTACTTACTGGTGGATTTATCAAAAGCATGAACGGAAATATTACCAGCAAGTATGTATGATATATatttctttcttttatttttttcccaCGTACGataataatttattttttttttattttattttatttttttttttccacgtacgataataataatagcatAAAATTAAAAACAATAAGAATTTATTTCAACCCTACAGGGGATGATTGCATTTCAATTGGACCTGGTTGTGTGGATGTTAATATAGAGGGTGTGACTTGTGGGCCCAGTCACGGAATCAGGTATGTTTCTGTTATTACAATTTGTGAAGCATTGCTCAttgaaaaaaaaattgttttaaCTTTTAGCACACTCTTAAAACGTAAACTGAATCGATGAACACCCCTAATATCAACATTTACATGTGTAATAACGAATATATAATTGCGCGCAGCATTGGGAGCCTAGGGGTGCACAACTCAGAGGCGTGTGTTTCTAACATTACGGTAAAGAACGTAATGATACACGATTCTGACAACGGAGTTAGAATCAAAACATGGCAGGGTGGGGCCGGGTCGGTAACAGGGATCACTTTCGAGAACATTCAAATGGAGAATGTAAGAAACTGCGCTATCATAGACCAATATTACTGCGCAAACAAGAACTGCGCAAACCAAACATCAGCTGTTTATGTACGAGACGTCTCTTACAGAAACATAAAAGGGACGTACGATGTTCGTAGTCCACCTATACATTTTGCTTGCAGTGACACAGTGGCTTGTACCAACATAACCATGTCCGAGGTTGAATTATTGCCTTTTGAAGGTGTACTAGTGGATGATCCGTTTTGTTGGAACGCGTATGGGGTCCAGCAGACTCTTACAATACCTCCGATTGATTGTTTACAAGATGGTATGCCACAATCAGTATCTGACAAATTTGTCTACGGCTGCAACTAAATCGACTATATATTGTCATTTTAAAGGCTTGGTAATATTTCAAATACTTTAGATGATGACATATCAATATCTATCGGTTGAGTTAGTTAGTTAGTTAATTAATACTGTATAGAATTGTGAAGTGAATGTGTGAATCTTCATCACACTTGAATTAGCTGGTATTGATCTGGTGATCCTTATAAGGTTTGGTTACCGTATTGCGTGATGAGGTTTATTAGGGTGTCATTTTTTCTTACCATTATCGACCTCTTGTAtcggttacttattattattattaattaagcaaAGATTGTGTACTTGGAAATATTTCTTATATAAGGACTGTGGTTCTCTTACTTTGAATTTATGTGCATGTTCGCCAACTCAAAATACAAACTTTTGTACAATTCTATTCTATACACGAGTAAACAAAATAACCCAATTTTTGGCACCTAATATTCTAATGATTGTATTAAATTAGAAGAATTTACACCTAATATCATATCACGTTCTTATAATAACATATATACACATTCTTAGTGATAAACAATACGGAGTACAAGTTAAGGAGGAAATTCTGTTTTATCAAAGCTAAAGAGGATAACTTTTAGGTTAAAAATGAGTTGGACAAAAAACTTTTCAAAATTTCAAGATAAACCGGTCGCATCCACTGTGAAGTATTTAAATATCGATGGATCACGCTACAAATTTTTGATGATTCAATGAATCTTTCGTGAGCGAAACAGAGGAAAGCCAAGACATCTTTTGTCACATGTAACCTTTTATCTTTTCCGCAAACAAATCAATCGATGTCATTGTTCTTTTATCACACTTTTTTCCTTCTAATTTTTTTTAAGGgtgatatcgacatcgaatgctctcatttgtcaccgaCACAAGCGTTAGGAGGATACACAAATCACGACGATGTTGatagtaccatcgaaggttgggaaaacccccccagagaccttcccaaatcgcattgatgttggcagtaccatcaaaggttgggAGTTACCTCTGCTTAGAGTGAAAATTGAAGAATTGAAGCTAGATTGGCAATACCCAAGTTAAATCTCACCCTCTACCACTCAAGCCAGGCTTCGTTATTTATCTtatcattaattaataaatattGCAAACACCGTTAGATTTTTCATTTTTTCCCCTGTTTCTTGCTTTCCAAAAGTGGTGATACATGTCAAAGTATTTGCCATATTTCACtatattttattttacttaaacaaacgtataaaataaaaaaataataaaaaaattgaaaaaaatgaaaaaaaatcgtTTCCTTTGTATTGTTTACCTCTTATTAATTAGTGATGCGACGGCCCAAGTCCGATTGTGTAGATGGACTCTGTCCGTAGTGTTAGTTTAGGATTTTAAGGTTACCTTGTATCACtaattatattatacctatatctaaatgATAAAGTGGAAATGAATAGTGCTTCATCCCAACTTAACCCCTTAACTTCTTTCACTTTATCtaaacttaaccccttaactttcATTAACATACAAATCGAACCCTCCACTTTTTACGTATATTTTTCCcaaaatttcacaagcttaacccccttacttttattaaaatacaaatcgaacccccactttactaacttttttttttgttttttactaatattcagttttcacaaacttaaccccctaacttttattaaaatacaaatcgaacccccactttatacgtacagttttttcaaatttcacaaacttaacccactaccttttattaaaatacaaatcgaacccccactttactaacttttttttttaaataaaaacccgaacgctaaaagcagcaactttcacaaaaggaacaaccctttaatgttatgtcgaaattttttttttttacaaaatagatcaagactttttttttactcGCATTCAAAACAGAGCCCCCGGCGCGaaacgagggctccacaactagttaaccTCTAATAAGGAAAACAGTAGCCTATTGAATAGTCAACAACACCTATAAAACACAGGTTCACCAAAGATAACTGCCATAACTATTGACAACTTCCACATGAAAACACCACCTAATTGCATCTTAAAACATATACGCAATCAAAATACTACTGTGTCTAGTTAAATGCTAATGAAAGCAAACATCACAAAAAAAAGTTTAACTAAATAGGATTTTGCTAAGCTTGATCAATAGCTTATGTTAGTTTCATCCCACTAAGATCATCATAAGTAACCACATTAACCATGACAGATTAAAGTTTGAAAAACATTAGGCAACTCACCCGGTCTTTATTGCACTTCGAACTCGTTGCAGAACACGCACGAACTCGTAAAACATGGAGAAGTCCAAACCTGCATACTGTTCAGTTTCTACAGCAGCCATACCAACACTTTTAGGCGAGTACGCATACGGGTTTTGACACACGATAAAATCAAAAACACCATATTTCTTAATCAAACTTCCAAGAGTCGAACTCGATAACTTTTGAATTGTTGCGATCTGAACCAACTCCCCTGTCTGATCAGACTTATCCCACCATTGCTTCAATATCTTGCGCTTCGTTTCTGAAGGTTCAACAGAAACAACTACCTTCAACCGAATCCCGAGCCGGTTCAACGTGATTTCAGCACCCCCAACTCCACTGTATATCGATAGCACGTTTAATCCTTCAGGAAACATCGACTTTAAAACAGACAAGTGATATCCTAACGCGTCGGTTTGAAACGAGTGCTTGAGGTAATGCAACCGTTCGCCTAAACTCAACCCGTCTGCTTGAGTGTGGTGCAACGGGTACCCAAGGATCCTTTCCAGTGACTCGGGTTCGATCGGTGCTAATTGATTACGGCCCACCCACATAAGACTCAACGTTCGACATTGGTGAAGGATGTCATTTTGTTGTTCAACAGATAGTAGCCCGTTCGAGTTGACCAGCATATTTCTAAGCCTATCGCATAGTTGCGAAATTCCGATAGTTTGGGAATTGATACAACTCAGTTGTTTTCTTGTATCCCATGACGGCCAATACTTTTTCGTATTTGGTATCGTGTCTTCGATCGTCATCGACGGTTTCGGCAGAATGTAGAATCGGTTTTCAGTTGGAAGATTATGTATGTAACCTTCTTTCCTACTTAAGGCTGAGAAATACTGAGTGTTGACAATTTCAGGCTTAATTGCATACAAGAACTGAGATATTTTAACCCACGAATCACTCGATAAGTTCATAACGTTACCGTAGAAAAATAACGGAGCTTTAGCTACCATTTGGTCCACACTGCTACATGAAACGGGTTGGGTCAGTTTAGGCGTATTAATTTGGGCCATACGTTTTGCCTTGTACTTTTGCTGTCTCTGTAAAACTGTAGAACTCGCAGGAGATTTCGATATGGTTCGTGATCGTCCAGAATAGCTATTCAAGTCGTCAAACTCTGGTTTAGGTTTTTGTAAATTAATAAAGTCATCAACATGTTCTTGCTTTGGTTGTTTTTCTTTATTGTCAACAGCGTCCAGGTCAGCAAACTGAGTAGAAGCAGCAGCCTGACTAGTTTCTTCTTCGGTTCTTAATGCTAAATTAGTATAAAAACTGGCATCCAACACTCTATCTGTCCCCGTACTTGAAGAATTATCTTTATTTCCAACCGTCCACGGATCCTGCGAAGTCAAAAAAGTCAAAACCATGCTAAATTTATCAGCAAAAGTCATCAACATTGAGGTGGTCCCACCGTCCCATATCTATTGGCCCCGACAAAAACCAGACAGTTTAAGAAAAAATGACTGTCACATTTACTCAACTTTCCAGTTTTATTAGCCCTTAGTTTTTATCCACTTTTTTGTTTTACATGCATAAAGCAAGGCCATAAAAAACTTGACCTTGTGTTTCTTATCTATTTATGGAAATGGAGAATTAATTTGGGACAACCCAAAAAATAAATATGGAACGGAAGGAGTAGTTTCCATATATTATACATGgtcacaaaataaaataaaaaataaaagatgaGGGGAaggaagtaaaatataaaaagaaaaaacctcTTCTGTCTTGACACTTGGGCCACCCATTCGATCACAAACAATTGCGTCAGCAAGTTCTGATATGGAAACTTCGGAACCTGATACAAAGATAAATCAAATGTTAAAAATCTTTTAAAGAAAAAGAGCTAATTTTCAACTGATACTTATATTCTGGAACAAATATCCAACTTGAGTAAAAGGTGAAATACTGAGAAGATATACTCACCGTATTTCTCAATGGCTGCAGAAATTTCCTGTTCGGTGAAACCTATTTCAAGCAATCTAAGTGTCTTGTCCATGGTCCCAAACAAGGTTTCAGTCGCATCCTGTTAAATTAAAGCTGAATTAGTGTTGAAGTAAACAACATGACTTGTATAGATGTTTACTGATAAACCAGAGAGCCATGCAACAACAACCATCACACAAGCAGTGTTGTGTGAATCGGCGATTAATCGGTTAGTGTCCGATCTGATATTAAAATTGGTCAACGGGGATTAACCCGTCAAAGTAGCGATTAATCGGTCAATATAGGATTAACCGGTTAACATCGGGTAAGTATTAATATGTCAAAGTCAAACTTAGTTAACATCCGATTATCCCGGATTTGACGGAAGTTCAAAAAGACCTGATTCTTCGTTTCATGGTTCTTGTTTGAATCATCAGCACTAGCCATTTGAGCAGCAAAGATAAAATCTACGAGTTCGTTAACAGGAGCATTTTCACCTATCAAGAATTATAGAAGATACAGGTCAGATTTCAATTACGAAGTTACATACCAGATGAATAATTTTGTTACACAAATAGAAAAAACGAGCCAACGGTTCTCAACCAAATCATCTTTGAGAAAATAATTTGTTATGCATGTCTTTCaagttaaaattatataagttgcaATACCAATTTTGCTAAATGCAAACTCAACTTCCTCCATAGTGAAGTTCATCATTAGCAAGGATGCCTTTTTGTCATCAACAACGTCGCAACTATCATCTGGGTCCTAAATAGATTGAAATAAAAAAATACAGACTAAATGTTACGACCCCAAAGCAAAATTgacaaaaaaataaaacaaaatcagCTAAATAAAACACTACGCTGATAACACAACATAGCAACCAATACTTACCTCTTTTAATGGTATGTTTGTGTTTGTATTACTTCGACTGCTAATATCCTTGTCATCACCAAATAAGCAATCCAGAGAATCATCTGATTCTGAACGTGATATTAAGACAGCCTGTTGAATTCACACAAAAATGTCAGTTTCATTCATCTAAACGTAAGTCTATATACATAAGTCTGCATCTTCCAAACTAAAGAATTCATAATGTCTAGACTTTTTCGAATAGGCGTTTCCGTTTTGATATTACAAGTACCAATGTATCCTAATCTAAGGTGGCGGTGTGTACCTTCCGTTTTCCACTACCTTGAGCTAACTCCTCGCCTTTTTTGGAAACTGTGCTATTAGCAGGCCGCATTGATGTAGTCTTTGACGTTTGTAAGACCTGTTTAAATACGAAAACATTATTCAGTTCCTATTCTCGAACTCTTGAGGATATAAAAGACTAAACATTGTGCCAAACGATATGACTAAGACAAGAGTTACTTACAGAATATGCAAAGAGAGACTCCAACAATATATCCATATTGTCCTCCCCTGCATTACCAAAATAAAATTATAACGTCACATAAAATTATATATGCAAAAATCATATGGTTCTGAAAAAAATAAGAACTTAGAAAAAGAACTTTTATGACAATAATTCAGACTCAAATCCCATAAAGATCCATATCTTGCTGAATGTACCATTTTTTCTGATAGCTTTGTCGATCAGATCCAGTGAAAATCCCATTCCTAGAAGAATTGATCTTACATTGCTTCCAGATGAGCTTGCACCACTGTCCTGAAAATACATGTGTTACTCATGTGTGAGAAGATTAGGTTGACAAATTATACGATTACATACTTGTACCAactttttaagattataaattatttaaatttatatattacGCAAATAGTAGcatagatatgaatgttgtttactTTTGAGCCATCATGGACTCAAGTCACATATTAACAATATTGATCGTAGACAATCTACACATAAACTTTAAGCATCAATGTGACACACCAAAGACTAAAAGCATAcaaaatacaataataaaaatataggagtaacaaCCAAAATGTAAACACTAGCCTACAAAAAAAGACATACCCCAACATGGCCCGAGTACATGTTCTCGCGCAGAAAGCCATCTGCCTGTGCTACAACCTCTGGTTTATACTCATTTTCTTCACTGTCTGACAGATTAGTTATTTCATACTGCATCACAATTAAAACAACAAATAATTTACGATAAAACAGAAATCACTGATTGGTTCATAAGAAGTGAGGCCTAATAGATAAAATACTGTACCATCTTGGTAAAAAAGGAAGCTTAAAATACAGGCTCTCAAATGACCTCCAGTTTACAAATATCTGCAAAAGCAGGACGGAAAACGTAAGGCGTAGTTATAAGAGCAATCTATAGCTTTGTATGATAAAATAATATGAATTCTGAACTAAAGACTGAGCCTTTCAAAATTACTAATCAGGTAAGATATTTTTATTGAATATTATTATTTCATGACCTTTCTAAAATAAAACATAAGATACGATAAAATTATTCTATTGTAAAGGTAGAAGAATCGTCAAAAAATAGCCTAGTACTTGAACATAAAAACTTCATTGGCAACATATATTGGGATGGCCACGAAAAACGGTAGTAAACGGTCACGGATTCCACTAGCGAATCTACTTACATGGGTGCGGGGTCCTATAAACCCACTAAAATTTTATCATGTACTtttcaaattgtataggacaccactaaatttagctATAAAACCCCATGTACTTTTAGGATTAATGGTTTTTTAGACACTAAAGTACCTTTCAAATATAATTAACTTATGAAATTATTTTTTGGACCACAGTAAGGTTTCATTTTGGATTCATCGCTGCAGATAACCCGGTTAGACCGCATGCATCCTACTTAAACAGGTAGACAAGGAAATAAAGACTCCATTCTTTGTTTAAATAGTTCTAGAAAATTTACTGTAGCCAAAAATAatcattaatacttaataataatatattacttatatatattacggagtatattttatgtTATTAATCGTTCCGTAATATTCTTCAAAATGAAATAGAATACAGAACTAATGCATTAGAAGAAAAAAATTAAATTCTACAGCTTAACAAAAATTGAAACCGTAAAGAAACAATGTTGTTGTCTTTCTAGGTTGCTCATGGATTAATTAGGTAGCTTACAAAAACCCTTATTTAGGATTTCAAACCCCACACCAAATGGTGAAATTGAAAGATGAACATAAACAAatatgattagggtttgtaattgATTAAAGCATATATATGTACCTTGATCGTCGGAGCTATGACTGGACTGTAACGGAGGGTTTGTCTTGAGTTGAGTTCAGCACGTGCGTAACTGATTTGGGGGATGGAAGTCTTTGAAACATAAAAAGTACGGaggtttttactttttatttttggcTGTTTCACGGCTCGGCCAAATaaaaaataagaataaataaatacataaataaagctTTTATCGAGTAGTGATTTTAGTGTCTGACAAATATTTTAATTAATTGAGATTTACTTGAAAGAAATGGTGGGGTATTGTTGTGATTTCACATTTGCTTGGGTGTTCCGTCCTCCTTCAAACTAGCTTTTGAGAGCGAGTTCTACACTTGAATTTATGGCTAGTTTCGGGCACTCTTCTGATACGTTCCGAGTTTGTCCGTGGAACTTCTTCGAATTAGTAGTAATTCTGAAAATTCGTAACAATTGATATCAACCCATCTTTCAAGTCCGGGTACCTCTGAGTAGTGGCTAATGGAGTTGTGGTTTGGACCCAAAGAAGAGTGCCAACCGTAACCAACATAGTCGTGACCAACAAGATCACATAGTGGTGGCATGGACACGAAGAGAGGGTGCCAACGGTAACCAATATAGCCGTGACCAACGAGGATGTTGGTTCTTATGAGTGGGGTATTGTTATGATTCCATAGGCTAGGTATGGGACTAGTGGGTGACTTATAAGTATGAGTGTTCCTTCCTCCTTCAAGCGCTTTTAGAAGTGAGTTCCACATTTAAGTTTATGACTAGTTCCGGACACTCCCCCAATACATTCCGGGTTTGTCTCTGAAACTTCTTCGAATTAGTAGTAATTCTAGAAGTTTGTAAGAGATTAATAATTTAAGAATTTCTCATTGTAGTTAAGAGAGTGATTTTATATGGGCTCAaatttcctttttaagttttatgAATAAATAAATTTAAAGATTATGACATATTATACTCATCACATGTTTTTTCTTCAGAAAATCAAAATccctttttaagttttttttttttttatcttactCATAAGGTTATTAAAAGATTAAGTTATATTATACGTCGTATAATTATAATAACCCCAGATTTGAAATATGCTTTTTATTTACATGTTTTAGAATTTCGAGATTAAATGTGTCAAACTCATAAGATTTTATGTGTTTAGTCTTTAAGACAGACACTCATATGTTACCATTTGAAGCATCGCATTTCTTTTTATACATACGAATAAGAATCAGGTAAAAAAAACATTATATATGTTATAATATGAGTACAAAAAGTCAAATGGATGATAAATTTTAGTCAACTTTGTatagcttgcatagtaatattttacactataaataggcatgtatggtagccatttaattgtgtaccatttctcttgaaatatcaatatcaatatttcttctctctttgttcttatatattgttacatatttaagtagttaataggtcactaaaggtagttataagcctactgaattataaaacgttatcagcacgaagtgctccgtataatcaaggtttatctaagcaagcacacgtcactaatcaaggtaagaaataatctaacttttattaacttcactaacatttatatttatgttatttaagttatatatggtcggttataccgctataattctgtaatctaacttttattaacttcactaacatttatatttatgttatttaagttatatatggtcggttataccgcctgaattatatttctgtaatctaacttttattaacttcactaacatttatatttatgttatttaagttatatatggtcggttataccgcctgaattatattttctgtaatctaactcttattaacttcactaacatttatatttatgttaataagacctcatgattgtacgcaacacgtcatttgacaacacggtactttatgtacgcaacacgtcatttgacaatacggtaccatgggtcgagattaattctgatcaatacgaatacgatggggtctttatatgttatctaacatttatgattacttatgcaattaatcattatttatttcatgcatactaatgtttattcttaaatttataatcttaaaagttaaaataagaaaaagtagtttgtatttttattaaaagtaaatcttaaaagttaaaataagaaaaagtagtttatatttttattaaaagtaaatcttaaaagttaaaataaaaaaaaaagtagtttgtatttttattaaaagtaaatcttaaaagttaaaataagaaaagtagtttgtatttttattaaaagtaaatcttaaaagttaaaataagaaaaagtagtttgtatttttattaaaagtaaatcttaaaagttaaaataagaaaaagtagtttgtatttttattaaaagtaaatcttaaaagttaaaataagaaaaaaagtagtttgtatttttattaaaagtaaatcttaaaagttaaaataagaaaagtagtttgtatttttattaaaagtaaatcttaaaagttaaaataagaaaaagtagtttgtatttttattaaaagtaaatcttaaaagttaaaataagaaaaagtagtttgtatttttattaaaagtaaatcttaaaagttaaaataagaaaaagtagtttgtatttttattaaaagtaaatcttaaaagttaaaataagaaaaatatattataataatatatattataacttaatatatattataataatattattaataatataatatgaacctatattctatcattcccttatggttttattatttgtaatcataccattattcctttgtttgctacttatgaatttaaaatgattctaatttcattttattatttgtctatgaatagtagttgattatgattatgatttatgttattcatttttttttataatagaaaatgtcga comes from Rutidosis leptorrhynchoides isolate AG116_Rl617_1_P2 chromosome 4, CSIRO_AGI_Rlap_v1, whole genome shotgun sequence and encodes:
- the LOC139844491 gene encoding polygalacturonase At1g48100, with product MKFFNNGILLLLVVLWSMTMNHNNVEGRFHFHKKSKKGSSSPISPPSVPSDPVSAPTYPGGDDNSEDDPLPCVFNVKDYGAIGDGSTDDTPAFVAAWKDACAVESATVLVPSGCTFMITSTIFSGPCQPGLVFQVDGVLTPPAGPNCWPKKDSNKQWLVFYRLDNMSLSGTGTIDGYGQDWWDLPCKPHRGPNGSTLPGPCDSPTLIRFFMSSNLALSGLRIQNSPMFHVKFDGCDGVLIDKVSISSPKLSPNTDGIHIENTKSVGIYNSMISNGDDCISIGPGCVDVNIEGVTCGPSHGISIGSLGVHNSEACVSNITVKNVMIHDSDNGVRIKTWQGGAGSVTGITFENIQMENVRNCAIIDQYYCANKNCANQTSAVYVRDVSYRNIKGTYDVRSPPIHFACSDTVACTNITMSEVELLPFEGVLVDDPFCWNAYGVQQTLTIPPIDCLQDGMPQSVSDKFVYGCN
- the LOC139844493 gene encoding probable inactive DNA (cytosine-5)-methyltransferase DRM3, giving the protein MYEITNLSDSEENEYKPEVVAQADGFLRENMYSGHVGDSGASSSGSNVRSILLGMGFSLDLIDKAIRKNGEDNMDILLESLFAYSVLQTSKTTSMRPANSTVSKKGEELAQGSGKRKAVLISRSESDDSLDCLFGDDKDISSRSNTNTNIPLKEDPDDSCDVVDDKKASLLMMNFTMEEVEFAFSKIGENAPVNELVDFIFAAQMASADDSNKNHETKNQDATETLFGTMDKTLRLLEIGFTEQEISAAIEKYGSEVSISELADAIVCDRMGGPSVKTEEDPWTVGNKDNSSSTGTDRVLDASFYTNLALRTEEETSQAAASTQFADLDAVDNKEKQPKQEHVDDFINLQKPKPEFDDLNSYSGRSRTISKSPASSTVLQRQQKYKAKRMAQINTPKLTQPVSCSSVDQMVAKAPLFFYGNVMNLSSDSWVKISQFLYAIKPEIVNTQYFSALSRKEGYIHNLPTENRFYILPKPSMTIEDTIPNTKKYWPSWDTRKQLSCINSQTIGISQLCDRLRNMLVNSNGLLSVEQQNDILHQCRTLSLMWVGRNQLAPIEPESLERILGYPLHHTQADGLSLGERLHYLKHSFQTDALGYHLSVLKSMFPEGLNVLSIYSGVGGAEITLNRLGIRLKVVVSVEPSETKRKILKQWWDKSDQTGELVQIATIQKLSSSTLGSLIKKYGVFDFIVCQNPYAYSPKSVGMAAVETEQYAGLDFSMFYEFVRVLQRVRSAIKTG